From Bacteroides uniformis:
GTATGTCAACTTGTTCTCTTTGTTATAAAGAGTCACAAACTGGCTACCGTCATCTACGTCACATTGATACGTATAACCATCTACCTCGAAAGTGGTGGTTTTTTTATAAATGACTGTTCCTTCAAGCGATTCTTCTGTTCTGATAGGTTTATCCTGTGCTACACAAGGGTAGATGTATCCTATAAGCAGTGTAATAAGCAATAGTCTTTTCATTCGTCACAATTTTTAGTTGTTAATTTTGTATGTTGCTTACATTAGCGAACCGGGAGGAGGTAATGGGGGGAGTTTCCCTTGGGGCTTTTGCATCCATGCCAGCATAATGTAGTTGAGTTGTTTTCCTTCCTCTATGGGTTTAAAATGAATTTGTTCTTTCAGTTTTACTTCGATTTCCCTATATACATGTAGTGGCACTTTGGCGTATGGCTCAAAGGTGAAAAAATTGAAATTCACTTCCATTACTTCTCCCGTATTTGGACTGAGCAACATGGTTATCATAAGTTCCGTTTTCCCAATTTCATCTGCCATGGCTTTGGTGAATGCTTGGTCTACTATGAAATCTGCTTGCTGACTCATGAATCTGTCATATTCAATTACATTGCTACTCCAGCTGCC
This genomic window contains:
- a CDS encoding DUF5043 domain-containing protein, which produces MKRLLLITLLIGYIYPCVAQDKPIRTEESLEGTVIYKKTTTFEVDGYTYQCDVDDGSQFVTLYNKENKLTYEKIVYKDTGKTYIGSWSSNVIEYDRFMSQQADFIVDQAFTKAMADEIGKTELMITMLLSPNTGEVMEVNFNFFTFEPYAKVPLHVYREIEVKLKEQIHFKPIEEGKQLNYIMLAWMQKPQGKLPPLPPPGSLM